The Microcella sp. genome includes the window TTTGCGAAGAGTGCGGCTCCGAGCCGATCTACCGTCAGTTCGATACAACTCAGTTGACGGACACCTCCCGGTCTTTCGAGAGCGTTCCCGACCGCTGTTCAAACGATCAGTGCGAGAACGCCTACGGGGGGGCCTTCTCCGGCTTCACCGTGCCGCGGTCTCAATGGAACGCGCGGAGTTAGGGGATGCTGAAACTACTCCGTGCCCTGATTGCGCTCGCACTGCTAGGTGGCGTCGCGTGGGTGATCGTGTGGTTGGCCATCCTGGTGGTCGAGTGGTTCGTTTCTCTCCCGCCAGAGACCATGACGCCGGTCGCGGCGCTACTGGGTGTGCTCCTGGTGCCGATCATCACCTTCTTCACATCGAGGGCACTGGAGCGACGGCGGGGGCGTGAGAACGCAATCCGTGAGAGCAAGACGAAGCTCTATGACGAGATGATGACCGGGCTGATGCGAATGCTGAATCTGCGAAAGAACGCCCCGATGCCCGAGAAAGAGATGGTCGCCTTCTTTGCGGACATCACTCCGCAGATCATTACCTATGGGTCGCGGCGGGTCATTCGAGCGTGGAACGAGTTCCGCAAAGTCTCCCGGGTCTCTCCGAACGACGGCAAGGCGGCTCTGCTGGCCTTTGAGGGTCTCTTGAAGGCGATGCGCGCAGACCTTGGACACACAGTGTTTACGCACCCTCAGGGCGAGTTGCTCGGGGTGTTCGTGAACGACATAGACGAGGCCTTCAAGAACAAGTAGGAGAGATGGGGAGCCGCGCTCCGTGCCAACACAACGCGACTCCCCGGGGGTGCTGTCCTCCGTCAACCGCCCGAAGCCGGAGGCCAGCGGCGCGGCCACCTAAGCAAGGAGGGCTGTGAAGACCGCGCGGTCTGGAAAATTCTTGTTTGGTCAGTAGATGCCTGTGGTCAGTCGTTCACGAATTCTTGATTCTTGTTTGCGGGCTTGAAGTAACGGCGGCGGATTGCATTCTGGAGTTCGGTACTCAGTTCGATTTCGCCCCGCTCGACAAAGCAATGAACCGTGCCGTCGTAGAGGGCCACGTACGCGAGCTTCTTCGAACCTGCTGGATGCGCGACCCGGCACCCTGGCGGGATTCCGTAGGTGACCTTCCCGACCCTCAGCGGCATCGCATTCCCGGCGAACGTAGGTTTCGTGACCTTGAGTCGCGGTCTCATGAGCGGGCCTCCAGACGGTCTCTGAGGAGCGTTGCGAGGGTGCGCAACGACATGATGGCGAATTGATCTTCAGCGGGTCGAGCGGCTCGAAACTGGACGGCGACGCCCAGAGGATTCTGGTCGTCTTGGGCGGCACGCTCGGCGCGGTCGAGAAGCTCGCCGGGTCGAATTTCGTAGGAGGTCGAAGTCAGAATTGAGACACCCTCGACCCCGACGACGTGGCCGTGCGGAGGTCGGAATGCGTCGCTCATGCGATTGGCCAGCGGCACCGGCTGAGCGGTCTCGATGCCCTCGGCCCGCAGTGCGAGCGCGATGCGCTCTCTGTACTCGCGCGAGCGCTTGCGGTTCTGTGCGTCGGCCATCATCGCCCCCGGGTCTCGCCGCGCGTCACGAGCGCACGAGCGGGCGCTGAGTTGATCGTCCGCGATGTCTGGAGACGCCCGAACTTCTGATCGATGTCCCGGAGGGCCTTGCGGCGCTCGCCGTCGTCCACGATGGCGTATGCGGCTCGGCGGGCCTGCTCTCGTGCCTCGTCTGCTTCTGGTGTGCCGGGCGTCCACGATTCGAGGTCATCGGGAGCGGGGCCGGGTCGGAATCGAACCTCACCCCAGCGGGCGAACTGTGCCGCCTCATCATGTACGAGCGCGGGCCATCCGGGAGCGCCGTGGCGGTCTCGTGCGGCCTGAATCAGATCGTCTGTGATGGTGATGGTCTCGCCTCTGGTGGTCACGTGACTGAGCGCCATGATTCCCGTGCTCGTCGGAATCGTGAGTCCAGTCACCAAGAAATGAACTTGGTCGCCAGGCTTGGGCAATTTCATGATTTATTCCCTTCGATGGAGGCGAGCGCCGCGGCGGCGGTCTCTCGGATTTCGTGCGCGAGGTCGCCGCGCTCCCGGGTTTCGAGAGCTTCGGCCAGCGGCTCGGCAAGATGCGGATGGTCGCGGATGACGCGGCCCAGAGCCGCGGCGATGTCTTTGGTGTTCTCGACCTGGCGGAGGATGTCCTCGCGCTCGACCCCCAGGCGCGTCCAGATCGCCATAGCGGCTTTCACAACGGAGTCACCGGCCCGGAGCGCATCCTTCGTCTGACCTGCCGACATAGCGGCATCTGCGAGTGCCTGAGCGCGCTCTGCGGTCTCGATGACCGCGGCCAGCAATGAGAACGGGTCGCTCAGCGTGGTGGCGGTCACGGAGTCCCGCACCGCGGCCCCAGCGTGCGAACGTCCGTGTCTCCGGAGGGCATCGGGAGAGATTTGAAACTGAGCGGCAATCCGCACAATTGGCGCACCGTTGAGCAACGCGCGCTCGACCTCTTGGCGCTGTGGATGCTCGCACGTCGTGCAGGGTCGGCCTGCTCGCTGAGGGGTCGAGGTGGTCATATTTAGTACTATCGTCCAAACCCCTCCAGAAGTTACGTCTCGGTTCGTGACTGCTCCCGAAGGTGCCTGCGCATCCGGTACAAGGTCGCGCGACTACGAGGTTTCGAGCGCCATGCGTTGTACTGCAAGAAGGCGTCCCGGCTCGGCAGTCGGGCGAACAAGGCGAGCACCGCGAGGTCGTCGGTGTCCCACGTGGCTGGCTTTCTGGAAATCGACCCGCCCTTTCGCCCTGCTTCACGTCGCTGAGAAATCCACTCCTCAGACCAGTCTCGGAGTGCCGCGGTCGCGGCGAGGTCGGCCATGGTTTCTACTGTTCCCAACTCAAGGCCGATGCCTGCCCCGTCGTGCAGGCTCCAGGTCTGGCCACGCTCGCGGACGCGAGCTTCGAACAGGGCCGCGAGTTGCGCATGCGATGGCGGAGCGAAGCCATCTCCCTGGAGGTCATTGATAGTTCGATAGCCCCAGTGCTGGAGATAAGTCCAGACATCCAGGTAGTAGCTTCGGGCCGGTCGCACGACCTCGCCCGTTTGCTCGTCTACGAGCGCTCGGGCGTAGTGGCGTCGGAGCGTCGGGAATCGAAGCTGCTTGCGGTCGTCTTTACCTGCGCCTCTTGCTTGAGTTGCCCTGTTCGCGGCGCGACTCACTACTGCGTGATCTGGTTCTGGATTCCCCCTACCGGGGGAACTGGCCTTATCTGAGACAGAAGGGGGCACCTTATCTGAGACAGCCCGAGCGCTGATGTTTCGAGTGCCGGACGGTAGAATGGCGGTCATAGTCAACTCCCGACCGTCGCCTCTCTCTCCAGGATGGGGCGGCGGTCATTTTTCGTAGAGGGTGCGCTAAACGGGCCTCGACCTGTCGCGCGTTGTCTCTCAGTACTATCGACCCGCGAGGCGAGAATCTTGCGGCGAGCGCCGAAGTCGTTAGGCGCATACGGTGCATCAATGCCGATTCGTTTAGCGCATACCGTTTAGCGCGTACGGGCTGACGGGGGTCGTATGCGCTAAGGGTTTAGCGCGAACGTCGCTCAAGTGTTTAGCGCGACGTGCTGGCAAGTAGGCGTGCCAGTTAGATCGATAGCGAAGGCTCGTCTGACGCAGGCAAGCGAAACACAGGTCGATTTCCATTGCCTGACTTCTCCAGGACGCCCGCAGCGACCCGACGACCCATGAAGGCCAGGAAGCTCTCGTACAAGGGCCTGTCCGCATTGTTCAGAGGTCTGACGATTCCGACAAGCGCTTGAAGTTCGATTCCTGTTGCGGACTCGTGCTCCGACAGGTGTCCATGAACCTCTCTCCACCACTCGGAGTCTGCATCCGCTCGAATCGTCATCCATACGCGGAAGTGATAGTCCATCTCCTGCACAAGTTTCGGAATGAACTCACGCCACTTCTTCACATCCTGCGCCCACAGACGCGCGCGGGTTCGCCCTGTGTGCGCAATCTCCCCTCTGATGGTCACGAACCTCATGAGCTTCGTTCGAATCGTCGAGTTGGTCGAGTTGTGCCACGAAACAGAGTCGAGAACTGACTCCCCCAGAACGGAATAGTGCAGTTCCGCAACGCCTTTGGGATTGGCATTGGAGAGTCCGAAGCTTGAGGGGTGATCGTCAAGACCTCGAACGTATGTCCCGACCACCTCCGGAAGTACCTGACGCCAACCACCATCAACTAGTTGCCAAGGATCGATCTTGTTCTTGCTAGTGATGAAATCTTTGGTGGCCTGAGGCAACTCAGCCGCAGGTCTCGTCGCCAGCCATTCGACTAGTTCGACCAGGCTCTCCTCGACGTAGACTTCCCACGCTGCGTACATGAGCAACATGCACGAGCGAAGCAGAGGCCGCTCGTTCTTGGTGGGGAAACTAACCTTTCCATCGGCGCTCTCGTGCCTCATGAGTAGGTTGTCAACGTCGCCAATCAGCCGGTTGAAGAGAACAACTGCTTCCATCTGCGGGACACTTGGGACTAGTCGAACGGGCATCTCGTAGCAACCTTCCCGACATCGCGGAGGCGGGTTCCTTGTCGAAGCCTCAAGTCTCTCCCATAGTACGGACAGGCATCGACTCGCCCCTATGAGCACGTCGAGTTCAGCGGTTCGGCACAGTAAGCGGACGCCCGAGCGCCTCGAGCGCATCCAGGGGGATTCGGATAGAGCGCGCACCGATACGTCGTGCTGGAAGCTCGCCGCGGGAGATGAGTCGGCGCACCGTCTTCTCGGAGATTGAGAGACGCTCGGCGGCGGTGGCGATGGTGACGAGTTGCGAGGTCATGGGGTTGTCCCTAGAACGAAGTCGAGCGAACCCAGGCTTCTGCCTGTCCGCGACTCCGGCCCCTCAGAGGGCGCGCTGGGGTTCGTCATTCCGCCAGCCGCACCGGGTGACCCGGCGCGACCACTCTAGGGCATTCGTGAGAAGCGTTCTTATCTCTCGAATTTGGGCTACTGGTCTGTGCCTGTGTGCGGAAGCTCGGTGACGTTCAACGGGACGACGGGCGGGAGCAGGGGCATCCTGTCGGCCAACTCCGCAGAGCGGTCGTTGACCTTCTTGACGTAGTGGCGCTCGGTTACGGCACTGTCGGAGTGTCCCGAGAAATCTCGCGCCTCGATGAGGCTCGCGCCCGCCGATGCAATCACGTGAGAGACACCGAAGGTTCGCAGGTCGTGCTCCCGAACTACGTCACGGACACCAGCGGCATCGCGCGCGCTGTTCCAGGACTTGTTGAAGTCACTGTCGTGGATGAACTCGGAGCGGCCCTTCGGGGCGAACAACAACGAGTCCGGAAACGCACCCACGTGCGCGGCCAGGTGCGCTTCAACCTCAGGCGTCATCCACGTGGGCAGGGTCTGCACTCGGATGCCACGGTCGCTCTTGGGGGCGCTGACGAACCAGCCCTGACGGGCCACGTAGAGCGCCTCTCGGTGCACGTCAATGACGTAGCGGCCATCGATGAGGGCGAGGTCGCGGCGGCGCAGAGCGCGCCACTCAGAGAGCCTCAGACCGCCGTAGGCGGCGATGAGCACGGCCATCCTGTAGCGGCCCTCGACGCGCTCCGCCAGGATGGCCAACTCATCGAGCGTCGGGGGTCGGTGTGACAACCCCGTAGTGCTCTTCGTGAGCTTCGCCTCGACTGGATTCTTCGTGATGATGCCGTCATCAATGGCAGTGTTCATAATCGCGCGCAAGACTCGCGCCTCTGCGCCCGCTGTGGTTCCACCGACCTTCATGCGACCCGCGTGCCAGGTGCGCACTCGTGCGCTAGTGATCGTCGTGAGGCTGTCTTCTGCGAACTCGGAGAGACCCTTCGCAACATGTCGCCGGTACTCCGTGGCCGTTTTCGGGCGCAGGGGCTGACCCTTGGCATTGGTGCGCTGTGCAATCCAGGTCTCGGCGTACACCTTGAAGGTCTCGGCGCTCGCCGTCTTGGGATTGCGCCATGTTCCCCTCTCGATTTCGACCCGCACGCGTGACTTCCAGGCGCGGGCATCCGGCATTGACGAGAAGGTCATCGGCGCGTTGTAAATGACGCCATCTGGCCCGGGGTAACGCACCTGGATGCGACCGCTCGGGAGTCTGCGGACGTGGCCCCAGTCCTCGCGATTCTTCTTGTACTTGCGCGCCATGGTCACTGCCCTCTCGTGAATTGCACGTGCAATCTGCGTGCAATTCAATCCGTCATCTAGTGTCCATCCTAGGGCACTCGATCAGACAGGAGGGTTCGATAATTCATGAAATAACAGGCATCGAGCGGGGTTCGGCCCTATCGTGCAATCCCGCCAAAAATGGAGACTTTCTGACTACGGATCAGAAGGTTGGGAGTTCGAGTCTCTCCGGGCGCGCTCTTTCCTGTCGATCACCGCTAACCTTGCTCGGTGACCAGCCTGATGCTCTCTGACGAGGTCGCCTCCGCCGTCGCGGACGGCCGCCCCGTCGTCGCCCTCGAATCGACCATCATCAGCCACGGCCTGCCGCGCCCTCGCAACCTCGCGGCGGCGATCGAGTTCGAAGAGATCCTGCGAGAGCAGGGCGTGACTCCGGCCACGATCGCTGTGCTCGACGGGGTTGCTCGCATCGGGCTCGACGCCGAAGGAGTGCGTCGCATCGCCGACGACGAACTGGCGAAGGCGAGCGTGCGCGACCTTCCGATTCTCGTCGCGCGCGGCGCGAGCGGCGCGACGACGGTCGCCGCCACGGCGCATCTCGCGGCACGCGCGGGCATCCGCGTGTTCGCCACAGGAGGCCTCGGCGGCGTGCACCGCGGAGCCAGCGAGACGTTCGACGAATCGGCCGACCTCTCGACCCTGGCGGTGACACCCATCACGGTCGTCTCGGCCGGCGTGAAGAGCGTGCTCGACATCGCTGCCACGCTCGAGCGGCTCGAGACGCTGTCGGTGCCCGTCATCGGCCTCGGCACGACCGAGTTTCCGAGCTTCTGGCTGCGCGAGAGCGGCTTCACGCTCGACTGGTCGGTCGACAGCCCCGAGCAGATCGCCGACATCATGGCGGCGCACGATGCGCTCGGTCACGGTCAGGGCATCGTGGTGGCCAACCCGATCGCTGCCGAGCAGGCGTGGCAGCGAGACGAGCACGACCGAGTGCTGAGCGTGGCGTTCGCCGAGGCCGAGCAGCAGCAGATCAGAGGCAAGGCGGTGACCCCGTTCTTGCTCGGTCGCATCGTCGAGCTCAGCGGCGGGCGCAGCCTCGAGGTCAATCTCGACCTGGCGCGCAACAATGTGGCCGTCGCGGGTCGCATCGCGACGGCCTGGGCCGCGCGAGACTGAGGCGCGACATGACCGGGTCGAGGGTTGTCGTCGTCGGTGACGTCATCGACGACATCATCGTGGTGCCGGCAGGGCCGATTCGCCCCGATACCGATACGACAGCCCGCATCTCACGTCATGCGGGCGGTTCTGCCGCGAACACCGCGGCGTGGATGTCGAGCCTCGGCGTCGACGTCGATTTCGTCGGCTGCGTGGGGGCTGGCGATCGAGAGCGGCACTCGGCCGCGCTGCGAGCGCACGGAGTCACCGCGCACCTGAGCGAAGACTCCGAGCTCGTCACCGGAACGATCGTGATCATCGTCGATGGCGAGCAGCGCACGATGCTGACCGATCGCGGAGCCAACTCGAGCCTCGGCGTTGCGCAGGTGACCGACGAGCTGCTGGCGAACGCCGGGGTGCTGCACCTCACCGGCTACAGCCTCGTCGACTCGTTCACCGCCGACGAGCTGTCGACGCTCATCGAGCGGGCGCACGCGCACGCCGTGCTCGTGACGCTCGACCCCGGCTCGGTCGGCTTCATCGACGACTACGGAGCCGACGCCTTTCGCGACGCGATTCGCGGCATCGACGTTCTGCTGCCCAACCACGACGAGGGTCGGCTGCTCGCCGGCGTCACCGACACCGCCGTCGATGGCACCGAGGCGATGCTGATCTCGCTGCTCGACCTGGCGCCCGCCGTCGTGCTCACTCACGGTGCAGGCACCGTTGCCGTCGCTCGACGAGACCGCGGAGTCGAGAGAGTCGACGTGCACCCGGTCGAGGTCGTCGACCCGACCGGGG containing:
- a CDS encoding HEPN domain-containing protein — encoded protein: MEAVVLFNRLIGDVDNLLMRHESADGKVSFPTKNERPLLRSCMLLMYAAWEVYVEESLVELVEWLATRPAAELPQATKDFITSKNKIDPWQLVDGGWRQVLPEVVGTYVRGLDDHPSSFGLSNANPKGVAELHYSVLGESVLDSVSWHNSTNSTIRTKLMRFVTIRGEIAHTGRTRARLWAQDVKKWREFIPKLVQEMDYHFRVWMTIRADADSEWWREVHGHLSEHESATGIELQALVGIVRPLNNADRPLYESFLAFMGRRVAAGVLEKSGNGNRPVFRLPASDEPSLSI
- a CDS encoding helix-turn-helix domain-containing protein — protein: MTSQLVTIATAAERLSISEKTVRRLISRGELPARRIGARSIRIPLDALEALGRPLTVPNR
- the xerC gene encoding tyrosine-type recombinase/integrase, translated to MARKYKKNREDWGHVRRLPSGRIQVRYPGPDGVIYNAPMTFSSMPDARAWKSRVRVEIERGTWRNPKTASAETFKVYAETWIAQRTNAKGQPLRPKTATEYRRHVAKGLSEFAEDSLTTITSARVRTWHAGRMKVGGTTAGAEARVLRAIMNTAIDDGIITKNPVEAKLTKSTTGLSHRPPTLDELAILAERVEGRYRMAVLIAAYGGLRLSEWRALRRRDLALIDGRYVIDVHREALYVARQGWFVSAPKSDRGIRVQTLPTWMTPEVEAHLAAHVGAFPDSLLFAPKGRSEFIHDSDFNKSWNSARDAAGVRDVVREHDLRTFGVSHVIASAGASLIEARDFSGHSDSAVTERHYVKKVNDRSAELADRMPLLPPVVPLNVTELPHTGTDQ
- a CDS encoding pseudouridine-5'-phosphate glycosidase is translated as MTSLMLSDEVASAVADGRPVVALESTIISHGLPRPRNLAAAIEFEEILREQGVTPATIAVLDGVARIGLDAEGVRRIADDELAKASVRDLPILVARGASGATTVAATAHLAARAGIRVFATGGLGGVHRGASETFDESADLSTLAVTPITVVSAGVKSVLDIAATLERLETLSVPVIGLGTTEFPSFWLRESGFTLDWSVDSPEQIADIMAAHDALGHGQGIVVANPIAAEQAWQRDEHDRVLSVAFAEAEQQQIRGKAVTPFLLGRIVELSGGRSLEVNLDLARNNVAVAGRIATAWAARD
- a CDS encoding carbohydrate kinase family protein, producing the protein MTGSRVVVVGDVIDDIIVVPAGPIRPDTDTTARISRHAGGSAANTAAWMSSLGVDVDFVGCVGAGDRERHSAALRAHGVTAHLSEDSELVTGTIVIIVDGEQRTMLTDRGANSSLGVAQVTDELLANAGVLHLTGYSLVDSFTADELSTLIERAHAHAVLVTLDPGSVGFIDDYGADAFRDAIRGIDVLLPNHDEGRLLAGVTDTAVDGTEAMLISLLDLAPAVVLTHGAGTVAVARRDRGVERVDVHPVEVVDPTGAGDAFTAGLISALLTGVDLVEAAAAGVRVAAVAVTRAGARPA